From Gopherus flavomarginatus isolate rGopFla2 chromosome 7, rGopFla2.mat.asm, whole genome shotgun sequence, the proteins below share one genomic window:
- the CACYBP gene encoding calcyclin-binding protein isoform X1, which produces MASAREELEKDLEEVKELLKKATRKRTHDVLMAEKYKLEMEIKNLPPPKLKEDAMEEEKPPAGGYTVKINSYGWDQSDKFVKIYITLNGVQQLPAENVQVHFTERSFDLLVKNLNDKNYSMTFNNLLKPISVEGSSRKIKTDMILVLCRKKREEKWDCLTQVEKESKEKEKASYDTSDPGEGLMNLLKKMYAEGDDEMKRTINKAWVESREKQGKGDMPLDI; this is translated from the exons CTAGAGAAAGATTTGGAAGAGGTGAAAGAGCTCCTGAAAAAAgccacaagaaaaagaactcatgATGTTTTGATGGCAGAAAAGTACAAGCTAGAGATGGAAATCAAGAacctgccaccacccaagctaAAAGAAGACGCTATGGAGGAAGAGAAACCACCAGCTGGGGGATACACAGTGAAAATCAACAGTTATG GTTGGGATCAGTCAGATAAGTTTGTGAAGATTTACATCACTTTAAATGGAGTACAGCAGCTTCCAGCTGAGAATGTGCAGGTCCACTTTACAGAGAG GTCATTTGATCTGCTAGTGAAGAATCTCAATGACAAGAATTACTCCATGACATTCAATAACCTTCTGAAACCCATCTCTGTGGAAGGCAGCTCAAGGAAG ATCAAGACGGATATGATCCTTGTATTATGTAGGAAGAAACGGGAGGAAAAATGGGATTGCCTGActcaggtggaaaaagagagcaaGGAGAAAGA GAAAGCCTCTTATGACACCTCAGACCCTGGTGAGGGGCTGATGAACCTTCTGAAAAAGATGTATGCAGAGGGAGATGATGAAATGAAAAGAACCATTAACAAGGCCTGGGTtgaaagcagagagaaacaaGGCAAAGGGGATATGCCATTAGATATTTGA
- the CACYBP gene encoding calcyclin-binding protein isoform X2: MAEKYKLEMEIKNLPPPKLKEDAMEEEKPPAGGYTVKINSYGWDQSDKFVKIYITLNGVQQLPAENVQVHFTERSFDLLVKNLNDKNYSMTFNNLLKPISVEGSSRKIKTDMILVLCRKKREEKWDCLTQVEKESKEKEKASYDTSDPGEGLMNLLKKMYAEGDDEMKRTINKAWVESREKQGKGDMPLDI, from the exons ATGGCAGAAAAGTACAAGCTAGAGATGGAAATCAAGAacctgccaccacccaagctaAAAGAAGACGCTATGGAGGAAGAGAAACCACCAGCTGGGGGATACACAGTGAAAATCAACAGTTATG GTTGGGATCAGTCAGATAAGTTTGTGAAGATTTACATCACTTTAAATGGAGTACAGCAGCTTCCAGCTGAGAATGTGCAGGTCCACTTTACAGAGAG GTCATTTGATCTGCTAGTGAAGAATCTCAATGACAAGAATTACTCCATGACATTCAATAACCTTCTGAAACCCATCTCTGTGGAAGGCAGCTCAAGGAAG ATCAAGACGGATATGATCCTTGTATTATGTAGGAAGAAACGGGAGGAAAAATGGGATTGCCTGActcaggtggaaaaagagagcaaGGAGAAAGA GAAAGCCTCTTATGACACCTCAGACCCTGGTGAGGGGCTGATGAACCTTCTGAAAAAGATGTATGCAGAGGGAGATGATGAAATGAAAAGAACCATTAACAAGGCCTGGGTtgaaagcagagagaaacaaGGCAAAGGGGATATGCCATTAGATATTTGA